From Fundulus heteroclitus isolate FHET01 unplaced genomic scaffold, MU-UCD_Fhet_4.1 scaffold_754, whole genome shotgun sequence, the proteins below share one genomic window:
- the LOC105923802 gene encoding sorting nexin-30 isoform X2, whose amino-acid sequence MSVGAPRGLASSGQKLITEMLHPLSAAEEPPSPGPDVTVSAEEKEKQEPGLTNGVPEEASSPASASVLVNRLQLDEDPEADAQDPYGSAEPCDLFVTVDDPKKHVSTMETYITYRVSTKTSRIEFDLPDYSVRRRYQDFDWLRIKLEDSQPTHLIPPLPEKFVMKGVVDRFSEEFVETRMKALDKFLKRVADHPVLSFNPHLNAFLTAKDLNKRQGLALLTKVGESVKHVAGGYKLRARPAEFCAMGEYLDTFSQKLGTIDRIAQRILREQSEYLTELREYGAVYSSWAGSEEQLQRPLEGVAGCVTTSCGALEDLSDNMSQDFLPVLREYVLYIESMKNVLRKRDQVQAEYEGRLEAAVLRKQEDRTPIPVEVEKCQDKVECFNADLKADWERWQRNKRQDFKQLLTGMADKNINYYEKCQAAWESLITLLQEKQTEDKTSETELN is encoded by the exons ATGAGTGTCGGCGCTCCGAGAGGCCTGGCCAGCTCGGGGCAGAAGCTCATCACGGAGATGCTCCACCCGCTGTCCGCCGCCGAGGAGCCGCCGTCCCCGGGGCCAGATGTCACCGTCAGCgcggaggagaaggagaag caggaACCGGGCCTGACCAACGGCGTACCCGAGGAGGCGTCCAGCCCGGCCTCCGCGTCGGTGCTGGTCAACCGGCTGCAGCTGGACGAGGACCCGGAGGCAGACGCTCAGGACCCGTACGGCTCCGCGGAACCCTGCGACCTCTTCGTCACCGTCGACGACCCCAAGAAGCACGTCTCCACCATGGAGACCTACATCACCTACAGAGTCTCCACTAAG ACGTCACGGATAGAGTTCGACCTTCCGGACTACTCTGTCCGGCGGCGCTACCAGGACTTCGATTGGCTGAGGATAAAACTAGAAGACAGCCAGCCGACCCACCTCATCCCT CCGCTGCCTGAGAAGTTTGTGATGAAGGGCGTGGTGGACCGCTTCTCGGAGGAGTTTGTGGAGACGAGGATGAAGGCTCTGGACAAGTTCCTGAAGCGCGTGGCGGACCACCCAGTCCTGTCTTTTAACCCACATCTTAACGCCTTCCTGACTGCCAAG GACCTGAACAAGCGTCAGGGTCTGGCCCTGCTGACCAAAGTGGGGGAGTCCGTGAAGCACGTGGCGGGAGGCTACAAGCTGCGGGCGCGGCCAGCTGAGTTCTGCGCCATGGGAGAGTATTTGGACACGTTCAGCCAGAAGCTGGGAACCATCGATCGCATCGCTCAGAGGATCCTCAGGGAGCAGTCAG AGTACCTAACAGAGCTGCGCGAGTATGGCGCCGTCTATTCCAGCTGGGCCGGGTCAGAGGAGCAGCTGCAGCGCCCCCTGGAGGGCGTGGCCGGCTGCGTGACGACGAGCTGCGGCGCTCTGGAGGATCTCAGCGACAACATGAGCCAGGACTTCCTGCCGGTCCTCAGAGAATACGTTCTCTACATCGAGTCCATGAAG AACGTTTTGCGGAAGCGAGACCAAGTGCAGGCGGAGTACGAGGGCCGCCTCGAAGCAGCCGTGTTGCGCAAACAAGAAGACCGAACGCCG ATTCCTGTGGAGGTGGAGAAGTGCCAGGACAAAGTGGAGTGCTTCAACGCCGACCTGAAAGCAGACTGGGAGCGCTGGCAGAGGAACAAGAGGCAAGACTTCAAACAGCTCCTCACGGGCATGGCCGACAAAAACATCAACTATTATGAGAAG TGCCAGGCGGCATGGGAGTCCCTCATAACGCTGCTCCAGGAGAAACAGACTGAGGACAAAACGAGTGAGACGgagctgaactga
- the LOC105923802 gene encoding sorting nexin-30 isoform X1, with protein MSVGAPRGLASSGQKLITEMLHPLSAAEEPPSPGPDVTVSAEEKEKVKQEPGLTNGVPEEASSPASASVLVNRLQLDEDPEADAQDPYGSAEPCDLFVTVDDPKKHVSTMETYITYRVSTKTSRIEFDLPDYSVRRRYQDFDWLRIKLEDSQPTHLIPPLPEKFVMKGVVDRFSEEFVETRMKALDKFLKRVADHPVLSFNPHLNAFLTAKDLNKRQGLALLTKVGESVKHVAGGYKLRARPAEFCAMGEYLDTFSQKLGTIDRIAQRILREQSEYLTELREYGAVYSSWAGSEEQLQRPLEGVAGCVTTSCGALEDLSDNMSQDFLPVLREYVLYIESMKNVLRKRDQVQAEYEGRLEAAVLRKQEDRTPIPVEVEKCQDKVECFNADLKADWERWQRNKRQDFKQLLTGMADKNINYYEKCQAAWESLITLLQEKQTEDKTSETELN; from the exons ATGAGTGTCGGCGCTCCGAGAGGCCTGGCCAGCTCGGGGCAGAAGCTCATCACGGAGATGCTCCACCCGCTGTCCGCCGCCGAGGAGCCGCCGTCCCCGGGGCCAGATGTCACCGTCAGCgcggaggagaaggagaaggtgA agcaggaACCGGGCCTGACCAACGGCGTACCCGAGGAGGCGTCCAGCCCGGCCTCCGCGTCGGTGCTGGTCAACCGGCTGCAGCTGGACGAGGACCCGGAGGCAGACGCTCAGGACCCGTACGGCTCCGCGGAACCCTGCGACCTCTTCGTCACCGTCGACGACCCCAAGAAGCACGTCTCCACCATGGAGACCTACATCACCTACAGAGTCTCCACTAAG ACGTCACGGATAGAGTTCGACCTTCCGGACTACTCTGTCCGGCGGCGCTACCAGGACTTCGATTGGCTGAGGATAAAACTAGAAGACAGCCAGCCGACCCACCTCATCCCT CCGCTGCCTGAGAAGTTTGTGATGAAGGGCGTGGTGGACCGCTTCTCGGAGGAGTTTGTGGAGACGAGGATGAAGGCTCTGGACAAGTTCCTGAAGCGCGTGGCGGACCACCCAGTCCTGTCTTTTAACCCACATCTTAACGCCTTCCTGACTGCCAAG GACCTGAACAAGCGTCAGGGTCTGGCCCTGCTGACCAAAGTGGGGGAGTCCGTGAAGCACGTGGCGGGAGGCTACAAGCTGCGGGCGCGGCCAGCTGAGTTCTGCGCCATGGGAGAGTATTTGGACACGTTCAGCCAGAAGCTGGGAACCATCGATCGCATCGCTCAGAGGATCCTCAGGGAGCAGTCAG AGTACCTAACAGAGCTGCGCGAGTATGGCGCCGTCTATTCCAGCTGGGCCGGGTCAGAGGAGCAGCTGCAGCGCCCCCTGGAGGGCGTGGCCGGCTGCGTGACGACGAGCTGCGGCGCTCTGGAGGATCTCAGCGACAACATGAGCCAGGACTTCCTGCCGGTCCTCAGAGAATACGTTCTCTACATCGAGTCCATGAAG AACGTTTTGCGGAAGCGAGACCAAGTGCAGGCGGAGTACGAGGGCCGCCTCGAAGCAGCCGTGTTGCGCAAACAAGAAGACCGAACGCCG ATTCCTGTGGAGGTGGAGAAGTGCCAGGACAAAGTGGAGTGCTTCAACGCCGACCTGAAAGCAGACTGGGAGCGCTGGCAGAGGAACAAGAGGCAAGACTTCAAACAGCTCCTCACGGGCATGGCCGACAAAAACATCAACTATTATGAGAAG TGCCAGGCGGCATGGGAGTCCCTCATAACGCTGCTCCAGGAGAAACAGACTGAGGACAAAACGAGTGAGACGgagctgaactga
- the LOC105923802 gene encoding sorting nexin-30 isoform X3, which translates to MSVGAPRGLASSGQKLITEMLHPLSAAEEPPSPGPDVTVSAEEKEKEPGLTNGVPEEASSPASASVLVNRLQLDEDPEADAQDPYGSAEPCDLFVTVDDPKKHVSTMETYITYRVSTKTSRIEFDLPDYSVRRRYQDFDWLRIKLEDSQPTHLIPPLPEKFVMKGVVDRFSEEFVETRMKALDKFLKRVADHPVLSFNPHLNAFLTAKDLNKRQGLALLTKVGESVKHVAGGYKLRARPAEFCAMGEYLDTFSQKLGTIDRIAQRILREQSEYLTELREYGAVYSSWAGSEEQLQRPLEGVAGCVTTSCGALEDLSDNMSQDFLPVLREYVLYIESMKNVLRKRDQVQAEYEGRLEAAVLRKQEDRTPIPVEVEKCQDKVECFNADLKADWERWQRNKRQDFKQLLTGMADKNINYYEKCQAAWESLITLLQEKQTEDKTSETELN; encoded by the exons ATGAGTGTCGGCGCTCCGAGAGGCCTGGCCAGCTCGGGGCAGAAGCTCATCACGGAGATGCTCCACCCGCTGTCCGCCGCCGAGGAGCCGCCGTCCCCGGGGCCAGATGTCACCGTCAGCgcggaggagaaggagaag gaACCGGGCCTGACCAACGGCGTACCCGAGGAGGCGTCCAGCCCGGCCTCCGCGTCGGTGCTGGTCAACCGGCTGCAGCTGGACGAGGACCCGGAGGCAGACGCTCAGGACCCGTACGGCTCCGCGGAACCCTGCGACCTCTTCGTCACCGTCGACGACCCCAAGAAGCACGTCTCCACCATGGAGACCTACATCACCTACAGAGTCTCCACTAAG ACGTCACGGATAGAGTTCGACCTTCCGGACTACTCTGTCCGGCGGCGCTACCAGGACTTCGATTGGCTGAGGATAAAACTAGAAGACAGCCAGCCGACCCACCTCATCCCT CCGCTGCCTGAGAAGTTTGTGATGAAGGGCGTGGTGGACCGCTTCTCGGAGGAGTTTGTGGAGACGAGGATGAAGGCTCTGGACAAGTTCCTGAAGCGCGTGGCGGACCACCCAGTCCTGTCTTTTAACCCACATCTTAACGCCTTCCTGACTGCCAAG GACCTGAACAAGCGTCAGGGTCTGGCCCTGCTGACCAAAGTGGGGGAGTCCGTGAAGCACGTGGCGGGAGGCTACAAGCTGCGGGCGCGGCCAGCTGAGTTCTGCGCCATGGGAGAGTATTTGGACACGTTCAGCCAGAAGCTGGGAACCATCGATCGCATCGCTCAGAGGATCCTCAGGGAGCAGTCAG AGTACCTAACAGAGCTGCGCGAGTATGGCGCCGTCTATTCCAGCTGGGCCGGGTCAGAGGAGCAGCTGCAGCGCCCCCTGGAGGGCGTGGCCGGCTGCGTGACGACGAGCTGCGGCGCTCTGGAGGATCTCAGCGACAACATGAGCCAGGACTTCCTGCCGGTCCTCAGAGAATACGTTCTCTACATCGAGTCCATGAAG AACGTTTTGCGGAAGCGAGACCAAGTGCAGGCGGAGTACGAGGGCCGCCTCGAAGCAGCCGTGTTGCGCAAACAAGAAGACCGAACGCCG ATTCCTGTGGAGGTGGAGAAGTGCCAGGACAAAGTGGAGTGCTTCAACGCCGACCTGAAAGCAGACTGGGAGCGCTGGCAGAGGAACAAGAGGCAAGACTTCAAACAGCTCCTCACGGGCATGGCCGACAAAAACATCAACTATTATGAGAAG TGCCAGGCGGCATGGGAGTCCCTCATAACGCTGCTCCAGGAGAAACAGACTGAGGACAAAACGAGTGAGACGgagctgaactga
- the LOC105923802 gene encoding sorting nexin-30 isoform X4, with amino-acid sequence MEDGAWFGKLNGHTSEKQEPGLTNGVPEEASSPASASVLVNRLQLDEDPEADAQDPYGSAEPCDLFVTVDDPKKHVSTMETYITYRVSTKTSRIEFDLPDYSVRRRYQDFDWLRIKLEDSQPTHLIPPLPEKFVMKGVVDRFSEEFVETRMKALDKFLKRVADHPVLSFNPHLNAFLTAKDLNKRQGLALLTKVGESVKHVAGGYKLRARPAEFCAMGEYLDTFSQKLGTIDRIAQRILREQSEYLTELREYGAVYSSWAGSEEQLQRPLEGVAGCVTTSCGALEDLSDNMSQDFLPVLREYVLYIESMKNVLRKRDQVQAEYEGRLEAAVLRKQEDRTPIPVEVEKCQDKVECFNADLKADWERWQRNKRQDFKQLLTGMADKNINYYEKCQAAWESLITLLQEKQTEDKTSETELN; translated from the exons ATGGAGGATGGTGCGTGGTTTGGGAAGTTGAACGGACACACGTCTGAAAAG caggaACCGGGCCTGACCAACGGCGTACCCGAGGAGGCGTCCAGCCCGGCCTCCGCGTCGGTGCTGGTCAACCGGCTGCAGCTGGACGAGGACCCGGAGGCAGACGCTCAGGACCCGTACGGCTCCGCGGAACCCTGCGACCTCTTCGTCACCGTCGACGACCCCAAGAAGCACGTCTCCACCATGGAGACCTACATCACCTACAGAGTCTCCACTAAG ACGTCACGGATAGAGTTCGACCTTCCGGACTACTCTGTCCGGCGGCGCTACCAGGACTTCGATTGGCTGAGGATAAAACTAGAAGACAGCCAGCCGACCCACCTCATCCCT CCGCTGCCTGAGAAGTTTGTGATGAAGGGCGTGGTGGACCGCTTCTCGGAGGAGTTTGTGGAGACGAGGATGAAGGCTCTGGACAAGTTCCTGAAGCGCGTGGCGGACCACCCAGTCCTGTCTTTTAACCCACATCTTAACGCCTTCCTGACTGCCAAG GACCTGAACAAGCGTCAGGGTCTGGCCCTGCTGACCAAAGTGGGGGAGTCCGTGAAGCACGTGGCGGGAGGCTACAAGCTGCGGGCGCGGCCAGCTGAGTTCTGCGCCATGGGAGAGTATTTGGACACGTTCAGCCAGAAGCTGGGAACCATCGATCGCATCGCTCAGAGGATCCTCAGGGAGCAGTCAG AGTACCTAACAGAGCTGCGCGAGTATGGCGCCGTCTATTCCAGCTGGGCCGGGTCAGAGGAGCAGCTGCAGCGCCCCCTGGAGGGCGTGGCCGGCTGCGTGACGACGAGCTGCGGCGCTCTGGAGGATCTCAGCGACAACATGAGCCAGGACTTCCTGCCGGTCCTCAGAGAATACGTTCTCTACATCGAGTCCATGAAG AACGTTTTGCGGAAGCGAGACCAAGTGCAGGCGGAGTACGAGGGCCGCCTCGAAGCAGCCGTGTTGCGCAAACAAGAAGACCGAACGCCG ATTCCTGTGGAGGTGGAGAAGTGCCAGGACAAAGTGGAGTGCTTCAACGCCGACCTGAAAGCAGACTGGGAGCGCTGGCAGAGGAACAAGAGGCAAGACTTCAAACAGCTCCTCACGGGCATGGCCGACAAAAACATCAACTATTATGAGAAG TGCCAGGCGGCATGGGAGTCCCTCATAACGCTGCTCCAGGAGAAACAGACTGAGGACAAAACGAGTGAGACGgagctgaactga
- the LOC105923802 gene encoding sorting nexin-30 isoform X5 has translation MEDGAWFGKLNGHTSEKEPGLTNGVPEEASSPASASVLVNRLQLDEDPEADAQDPYGSAEPCDLFVTVDDPKKHVSTMETYITYRVSTKTSRIEFDLPDYSVRRRYQDFDWLRIKLEDSQPTHLIPPLPEKFVMKGVVDRFSEEFVETRMKALDKFLKRVADHPVLSFNPHLNAFLTAKDLNKRQGLALLTKVGESVKHVAGGYKLRARPAEFCAMGEYLDTFSQKLGTIDRIAQRILREQSEYLTELREYGAVYSSWAGSEEQLQRPLEGVAGCVTTSCGALEDLSDNMSQDFLPVLREYVLYIESMKNVLRKRDQVQAEYEGRLEAAVLRKQEDRTPIPVEVEKCQDKVECFNADLKADWERWQRNKRQDFKQLLTGMADKNINYYEKCQAAWESLITLLQEKQTEDKTSETELN, from the exons ATGGAGGATGGTGCGTGGTTTGGGAAGTTGAACGGACACACGTCTGAAAAG gaACCGGGCCTGACCAACGGCGTACCCGAGGAGGCGTCCAGCCCGGCCTCCGCGTCGGTGCTGGTCAACCGGCTGCAGCTGGACGAGGACCCGGAGGCAGACGCTCAGGACCCGTACGGCTCCGCGGAACCCTGCGACCTCTTCGTCACCGTCGACGACCCCAAGAAGCACGTCTCCACCATGGAGACCTACATCACCTACAGAGTCTCCACTAAG ACGTCACGGATAGAGTTCGACCTTCCGGACTACTCTGTCCGGCGGCGCTACCAGGACTTCGATTGGCTGAGGATAAAACTAGAAGACAGCCAGCCGACCCACCTCATCCCT CCGCTGCCTGAGAAGTTTGTGATGAAGGGCGTGGTGGACCGCTTCTCGGAGGAGTTTGTGGAGACGAGGATGAAGGCTCTGGACAAGTTCCTGAAGCGCGTGGCGGACCACCCAGTCCTGTCTTTTAACCCACATCTTAACGCCTTCCTGACTGCCAAG GACCTGAACAAGCGTCAGGGTCTGGCCCTGCTGACCAAAGTGGGGGAGTCCGTGAAGCACGTGGCGGGAGGCTACAAGCTGCGGGCGCGGCCAGCTGAGTTCTGCGCCATGGGAGAGTATTTGGACACGTTCAGCCAGAAGCTGGGAACCATCGATCGCATCGCTCAGAGGATCCTCAGGGAGCAGTCAG AGTACCTAACAGAGCTGCGCGAGTATGGCGCCGTCTATTCCAGCTGGGCCGGGTCAGAGGAGCAGCTGCAGCGCCCCCTGGAGGGCGTGGCCGGCTGCGTGACGACGAGCTGCGGCGCTCTGGAGGATCTCAGCGACAACATGAGCCAGGACTTCCTGCCGGTCCTCAGAGAATACGTTCTCTACATCGAGTCCATGAAG AACGTTTTGCGGAAGCGAGACCAAGTGCAGGCGGAGTACGAGGGCCGCCTCGAAGCAGCCGTGTTGCGCAAACAAGAAGACCGAACGCCG ATTCCTGTGGAGGTGGAGAAGTGCCAGGACAAAGTGGAGTGCTTCAACGCCGACCTGAAAGCAGACTGGGAGCGCTGGCAGAGGAACAAGAGGCAAGACTTCAAACAGCTCCTCACGGGCATGGCCGACAAAAACATCAACTATTATGAGAAG TGCCAGGCGGCATGGGAGTCCCTCATAACGCTGCTCCAGGAGAAACAGACTGAGGACAAAACGAGTGAGACGgagctgaactga